One stretch of Podospora bellae-mahoneyi strain CBS 112042 chromosome 2, whole genome shotgun sequence DNA includes these proteins:
- a CDS encoding hypothetical protein (COG:A; EggNog:ENOG503P611), with protein MATTSMDYENANGDRFDDEAPRYERDRSASPRRDDGHESRRRSMSPNGNDRAPVKSDNNSQKGEDGAVNPGSNLFVTGIHPRLEEAEVTRLFEKYGEVEKCQIMKDPHTGESRGFGFVKMVTSEMAEAAIDGLRGEVIEGRTLSIEKARRARPRTPTPGKYFGPPKREDGRGRFDDRRRGGGYGGGYGGGGYRGGDDSYRGGSHRGYRGDDRAYDRGAPDRGYDRGYGGGGGGGRDYRDDRGYGRDYRDDRGYDRRERDDNYGGRGGIDRYAGRDDRGYGGGRGGGDDRRGGPSYDRGDRADRGYDRPSERDSRPRDAAPPAAAGYGDAAPRGDSRDPYGAR; from the exons ATGGCGACCACGTCGATGGACTACGAGAACGCCAATGGCGACCGTTTTGATG ACGAGGCTCCTCGCTACGAACGAGACCGCAGTGCTTCTCCTCGCCGCGACGATGGCCACGAGTCGCGTCGCCGCTCTATGTCGCCCAACGGTAACGACCG CGCCCCGGTTAAGAGTGATAACAACTCCCAGaagggtgaagatggtgccgTCAATCCTGGCTCCAACCTCTTCGTCACCGGCATCCATCCTCGTctcgaggaggccgaggttACCCGTCTGTTCGAGAAGTATGGCGAGGTCGAGAAGTGCCAGATCATGAAGGATCCCCACACTGGCGAGTCCCGTGGCTTTGGCTTCGTCAAGATGGTTACTTCCGAAATGGCTGAGGCTGCGATTGATGGCCTTCGTGGTGAGGTGATTGAGGGTCGCACTCTTTCTATTGAGAAGGCTCGTCGCGCCCGTCCTCGCACTCCCACCCCGGGCAAGTATTTCGGTCCTCCCAAGCGCG AAGATGGCCGTGGTCGTTTTGATGACcgtcgtcgtggtggtggctatGGCGGCGGttatggcggcggtggttaCCGTGGTGGAGACGACTCGTACCGTGGCGGCTCTCACCGTGGTTATCGTGGGGATGACCGCGCTTACGACCGTGGGGCCCCTGATCGTGGATACGACCGCGGCtatggtggcggcggcggcggtggccgTGACTATCGCGATGACCGTGGCTACGGCCGTGATTACCGTGATGACCGCGGGTATGACCGCCGTGAGCGTGACGACAACTatggtggccgtggtggcatTGACCGCTACGCCGGCCGTGATGATCGTGGCTATGGCGGCGGAcgtggtggcggtgatgaCCGTCGGGGTGGTCCCAGCTACGACCGTGGTGACCGCGCTGACCGTGGCTACGATCGTCCGAGTGAGCGCGACTCCCGTCCTCGTGACGCCGCTCCTCCTGCCGCTGCCGGCTATGGCGACGCTGCTCCCCGCGGCGACAGCCGTGACCCCTACG GCGCTCGCTAA
- a CDS encoding hypothetical protein (EggNog:ENOG503NVGM; COG:S) yields MRLFDLFLLAAGGLASASTLTPNTVPLIVRNPYLSTWLYHARDAPWENWPMFWTGAHVGFSVMASASGKVYPLLGRPQDSLSTKRHKIAYPEYLGVTFDASTTNLSYSIPAAGGESSVLVTLSFLSPITPSSTMRQAIPAGYMTVFVAGCDDLDLYTDVNGEWVTGNRDNTLRWEMFESPPREEKGTKNGTKTEIKTWKVRREREELLTEFGDRAEWGTLHFSAPGGENGVRYQSGTSALLRGLFAERGELRDEVDGEFRRVMEDEPVFAFSKGFKLADGGKGKEKCEKREESVRFTWALVQDPVVQFASARGLTMMRPLWQSFFTDADELVGWHFGDFETAAKLAGEYSNALARDAYESGSREYQDIAALSARQVLGATQFSGTPEDPILFLKEISSNGNFQTVDVIFPAFPFFLYTNPRWLAYLLEPLLEHQLSGQYPNDYSMHDLGAHFPNATGHPDGRDEYMPVEECGNMLIMGLALANALRYDTDPAFVRPKGAEGMRTAPGAKRWWESVDEYGIDLPRGEAKLGSTPKAAEKWLSRSYKLWKQWTGYLVRESLIPHNQLCTDDFAGWLANQTNLALKGIIGIKAMSEIADIVGEKEDAKFYRETAGEYIEKWQEYGISRDGTHAKLAYTWYGSWTTIYNLYADSLLCFHVSDKNKSSVTGGRKSGKQPRMESQIPLGQQAYGSKKDGNVFIPDKVYQMQSDWYHAVLQKYGLPLDSRHLYTKSDWEFFAAAVTGRKTRTEILTSVARWVNETETDRPFTDLYDTEGNGGFPGIWFMARPVVGGHFAFLALERACGGKAVEALKFLDKREPGEVDVELVLMRDLSTGEQYDDEGWEDL; encoded by the exons ATGCGGTTGTTCGACCTCTTCCTGCTGGCCGCCGGTGGTCTGGCAAGCGCGTCAACACTCACGCCCAACACCGTCCCACTTATCGTCCGGAACCCGTACCTGAGTACATGGTTATACCACGCCCGTGATGCACCATGGGAGAACTGGCCAATGTTTTGGACTGGTGCTCAC GTCGGCTTCTCGGTCATGGCCTCCGCCTCGGGGAAGGTCtaccccctcctcggccggcCGCAAGACTCTTTGTCGACAAAACGTCACAAGATTGCGTATCCAGAGTATCTCGGCGTAACGTTTGAtgcttccaccaccaacctgaGCTATTCCATCCCCGCGGCGGGTGGAGAATCCTCGGTACTAGTTACGCTCTCGTTCCTGTCACCTatcacaccctcctcgacgaTGAGACAGGCCATTCCGGCGGGGTACATGACTGTTTTTGTTGCGGGGTGCGACGATTTGGATTTGTACACGGATGTGAATGGGGAGTGGGTGACGGGGAACAGGGATAATACTTTGCGGTGGGAGATGTTTGAATCTCCTCCcagggaagaaaaggggacaAAAAATGGGACAAAGACAGAAATAAAAACttggaaggtgaggagggagagggaggagctgctGACCGAGTTTGGGGATCGGGCCGAGTGGGGGACTTTGCACTTTTCTGCCCCGGGAGGGGAGAACGGGGTGAGGTATCAGAGTGGGACTAGTGCTTTGCTGAGAGGATTGTttgcggagaggggggagctgagggatgaggtggatggggagttcaggagggtgatggaggatgagccggtttttgctttttcaaAGGGGTTCAAGTTGGctgatggggggaaggggaaggaaaagtGTGAGAAAAGGGAGGAGAGCGTGAGGTTTACGTGGGCGCTGGTGCAGGATCCGGTTGTGCAGTTTGCCAGTGCTAGGgggttgacgatgatgaggccGCTTTGGCAGAGTTTTTTTACCGATGCGGATGAATTAGTGGGTTGGCATTTTGGTGACTTTGAGACTGCAGCAAAACTGGCGGGGGAGTATTCGAATGCGTTGGCACGGGATGCGTATGAGTCTGGGTCGAGGGAGTATCAGGATATTGCTGCGCTGAGCGCGAGGCAGGTGCTGGGGGCGACGCAGTTTTCGGGGACGCCCGAGGACCCGATTTTGTTTTTGAAGGAGATTTCGAGCAATGGGAATTTCCAGACGGTGGATGTGATCTTCCCGGCCTTTCCGTTCTTCCTGTATACCAACCCGAGGTGGTTGGCGTATCTGCTGGAGCCGCTGCTGGAGCACCAGCTGAGCGGGCAGTATCCGAACGACTATTCGATGCATGATCTGGGGGCGCATTTTCCGAACGCGACGGGGCATCcggatgggagggatgagTATATGCCTGTGGAGGAGTGTGGGAATATGTTGATTAtggggttggcgttggcgaaTGCGCTGAGATATGATACTGATCCTGCGTTTGTGAGGCCaaagggggcggaggggatgAGGACGGCTCCGGGGGCGAAGAGATGGTGGGAGAGTGTGGATGAGTATGGGATTGATTTACCCAGAGGGGAGGCTAAGCTTGGCTCTACGcccaaggcggcggagaagtgGTTGTCGCGGTCTTACAAGCTTTGGAAGCAGTGGACGGGTTACTTGGTCAGGGAGTCGCTTATTCCGCATAATCAGCTTTGCACGGATGACTTTGCGGGGTGGTTGGCGAACCAGACGAACTTGGCGCTGAAGGGGATTATTGGGATTAAAGCCATGAGCGAGATTGCGGATATTGTGGGCGAAAAGGAGGATGCAAAGTTTTATCGGGAGACGGCGGGGGAGTATATTGAGAAGTGGCAGGAGTATGGCATCTCGAGAGATGGGACCCATGCCAAGCTGGCGTACACTTGGTATGGATCCTGGACGACTATTTACAACCTGTATGCGGACTCGCTGTTGTGTTTCCATGTTTCGGACAAGAACAAATCTTCGGTGACAGGAGGGAGAAAGAGTGGGAAGCAGCCGAGGATGGAAAGTCAGATACCACTTGGGCAACAGGCTTACGGGTCTAAAAAAGATGGGAACGTCTTTATCCCTGACAAGGTCTACCAGATGCAGAGCGATTGGTATCATGCGGTTCTGCAAAAGTATGGGCTGCCGTTGGATTCGAGGCACTTGTATACGAAGAGTGACTGGGAGTTTtttgcggcggcggtgacgggACGGAAGACGAGGACGGAGATTCTGACGAGTGTGGCCAGGTGGGTGAATGAGACTGAGACTG ATCGTCCTTTTACGGACTTGTATGATACAGAGGGCAATGGAGGGTTCCCGGGGATTTGGTTCATGGCGAGACCGGTGGTTGGGGGGCACTTTGCCTTCTTGGCACTGGAGAGGGCATGCGGAGGCAAGGCTGTGGAGGCATTGAAGTTTTTGGATAAGAGGGAGcctggagaggttgatgttgagttGGTGCTGATGAGGGATCTTTCTACTGGTGAGCagtatgatgatgagggctgGGAGGACCTTTGA
- the RAD16 gene encoding DNA repair protein rad16 (EggNog:ENOG503NYAR; COG:L; BUSCO:EOG09260NNR), with protein sequence MVQTRRSLAASEIVAASPQPDSVPSVKQRGKPPAKKLALSTESSASPTPQAYSSASEYSTPLTSNVATPAPTEAPLTLPGKRIEVVLTTRRARARPSKVPEDDPYSVAPKRKRNVIEDSEEELSDYSPDAELARRLQKEEDAAAANFAIPSLQTKAKPRSRRAGLTKGKTEAMFTSSRARAPVRGYGKKNEEVSLPQTSKTRVGVKRPAIVPNSEDDDDDEDDDDFEEVDSDDSLPLIKTRAARPPTGPIRNHDLNVAEGESEISEDDFDGTADDVSDDDGSNIASAVGSTAGAPTNRSNSAIRTAMANRRAYRSYVKSRRVRNDRRRLEKNHPELTTMWEDLKNMPILKAGKAAQPTSISRQLKPFQLEGLAWMQAMEKTEWKGGLLGDEMGLGKTIQAVSLIMSDFPQPKPTLVLVPPVALMQWMTEIESYTDGTLKTLVYHGTNAKSKNIKMKDIKKYHVIIMSYNSLESVFRKQEKGFKRQGGLVKEKSVIHQTEFHRIILDEAHSIKTRTTMTAKACFALKVTYRWCLSGTPLQNRIGEFFSLIRFLSVRPFACYLCKHCPCKTMEWSMDEDSRCTECKHGGMQHVSVFNQELLNPIQKYGNRGEGAEAFKKLRVLTDRIMLRRLKKDHTDSMELPVKEINVERQFFGEAENDFANSIMTNGQRKFDTYVATGVLLNNYANIFGLIMQMRQVADHPDLLLKKHSEGGQNVIVCAICDETAEDAIRSRCKHDFCRTCVKSYLNSAEEPNCPQCHIPLSIDLEQPEIEQDETMVKKSSIINRINMENWTSSSKIELLVHELHKLRSDNASHKSIIFSQFTTMLQLIEWRLRRAGITTVMLDGSMTPAQRQASIHHFMTNPDVECFLVSLKAGGVALNLTEASRVFIVDPWWNPAAEWQSADRCHRIGQTRPCTITRLCIEDSVESRMVLLQEKKTNMINSTINSDDVAMDSLSPEDLQFLFRGS encoded by the exons ATGGTACAGACGAGGAGGTCGCTCGCAGCCAGCGAGATTGTTG CGGCGTCCCCTCAGCCCGACTCAGTCCCCTCGGTCAAGCAAAGAGGCAAACCCCCAGCCAAAAAGCTGGCTCTGAGCACAGAATCATCTGCTTCGCCGACCCCCCAAGCCTACTCCTCGGCAAGTGAATATTCGACGCCGCTTACTAGCAATGTTGCGACGCCAGCACCTACCGAGGCCCCCTTGACTCTTCCAGGGAAGAGGATCGAGGTGGTACTTACCACTCGGAGAGCCCGTGCTAGACCTTCAAAGGTCCCCGAAGACGACCCATACTCTGTCGCACCCAAGCGTAAGAGAAATGTCATCGAGGACAGTGAGGAAGAGCTCTCGGATTATTCCCCAGATGCTGAGCTTGCGCGGAGGTtgcagaaggaggaggacgctgctgctgccaattTCGCGATCCCCTCTCTCCAAACAAAGGCTAAACCCCGATCTCGGCGAGCCGGTCTAACTAAGGGCAAGACCGAGGCCATGTTCACTTCTTCACGTGCACGTGCACCCGTTCGCGGTTATGGGAAGAAGAACGAGGAAGTGTCTCTTCCACAAACATCAAAGACGCGAGTAGGTGTTAAGAGACCCGCCATCGTTCCAAATTcagaggatgacgacgacgacgaggatgatgacgacttTGAAGAGGTCGACAGCGATGACTCTCTTCCGTTGATCAAGACGCGAGCAGCAAGACCACCAACCGGTCCAATCAGGAACCACGATCTCAACGTGGCTGAAGGTGAGAGCGAGATTTCTGAAGACGACTTTGATGGCACCGCCGACGATGTTAGCGACGACGATGGCAGCAACATCGCGTCTGCAGTTGGCAGCACCGCTGGAGCCCCAACTAATAGGAGCAATTCGGCTATTCGCACAGCCATGGCCAATCGACGCGCTTACAGATCTTATGTGAAGTCTCGACGTGTTAGGAAtgatcgtcgtcgtcttgaGAAAAATCACCCCGAGCTCACGACAATGTGGGAGGATCTGAAGAATATGCCCATTTTAAAGGCTGGAAAGGCGGCGCAGCCAACGTCCATTTCTCGCCAGCTGAAGCCTTTCCAGCTTGAGGGATTGGCTTGGATGCAGGCGATGGAAAAGACCGAGTGGAAGGGGGGCCTTCTGGGTGACGAGATGGGCCTTGGTAAAACAATCCAGGCCGTTTCCCTCATCATGTCCGACTTCCCACAGCCAAAGCCGACACTGGTGCTCGTCCCTCCGGTTGCTCTGATGCAATGGATGACTGAGATTGAATCCTATACCGACGGCACACTGAAGACGCTTGTCTATCACGGCACAAACGCCAAGTCCAAGAACATCAAGATGAAAGATATTAAGAAGTATcatgtcatcatcatgtccTACAACAGCTTGGAGTCGGTCTTCCGCAAGCAAGAAAAGGGATTTAAGCGCCAAGGAGGTCTTGTCAAGGAGAAGTCTGTCATCCACCAGACCGAGTTTCACCGCATCATTCTTGACGAGGCTCACTCCATCAAGACGAGAACCACGATGACAGCCAAGGCATGCTTCGCCCTCAAGGTCACATACCGATGGTGCTTGTCCGGGACTCCTCTGCAAAATCGCATTGGCGAGTTTTTTTCCTTGATTCGTTTCCTCAGTGTCCGTCCATTCGCATGCTATTTATGCAAGCACTGTCCCTGTAAGACAATGGAATGGTCTATGGACGAGGACAGTCGCTGCACCGAGTGCAAGCATGGAGGCATGCAGCATGTTTCGGTCTTCAACCAGGAGCTGCTCAACCCGATCCAAAAGTACGGGAATCGTGGAGAGGGCGCCGAGGCCTTCAAGAAGTTGCGTGTCCTGACGGATCGAATCATGCTCCGTCGGCTCAAAAAGGACCACACCGACTCGATGGAGCTGCCTGTGAAGGAGATCAATGTTGAACGTCAGTTTTTCGGCGAAGCTGAGAACGATTTCGCAAACTCGATCATGACTAACGGTCAACGCAAATTCGATACCTATGTGGCCACCGGTGTTCTCCTCAACAACTACGCCAATATCTTCGGCTTGATCATGCAGATGCGCCAGGTCGCTGATCACCCGGATTTGCTCCTGAAGAAGCACAGCGAGGGCGGCCAAAACGTCATCGTGTGCGCCATATGCGACGAGACTGCGGAGGATGCCATCCGATCTAGGTGCAAGCATGACTTCTGCCGCACATGTGTCAAGAGTTACCTGAATTCGGCAGAGGAGCCCAACTGCCCACAATGCCACATTCCCCTCTCGATTGATCTTGAGCAGCCCGAGATTGAGCAGGACGAGACCATGGTCAAGAAGTCCTCGATCATCAACCGGATCAATATGGAGAATTGGACGTCCTCGTCCAAGATTGAGCTTTTGGTCCACGAGCTCCACAAGCTGCGCTCGGACAATGCCTCTCACAAGTCGATCATATTTTCACAGTTCACAACCATGCTTCAGCTCATCGAGTGGCGTCTCCGCCGTGCGGGTATCACTACTGTGATGCTTGATGGTAGCATGACACCTGCTCAGAGACAGGCTTCGATTCATCATTTCATGACCAATCCGGATGTGGAATGCTTCCTCGTCTCGCtcaaggctggtggtgtagCGCTCAACTTGACAGAGGCGTCTCGCGTCTTTATCGTCGATCCCTGGTGGAATCCCGCAGC GGAGTGGCAGAGCGCCGATAGATGCCACCGCATCGGGCAGACGCGACCCTGCACGATCACGAGACTGTGCATCGAAGATTCGGTAGAGAGCCGCATGGTGCTCCtgcaagagaagaagaccaaCATGATCAACTCAACTATCAACTCGGACGATGTCGCCATGGACTCGCTGAGTCCGGAGGACCTGCAGTTCTTGTTCCGTGGCAGCTGA
- the RAD7 gene encoding UV-damaged DNA-binding protein rad7 (COG:S; BUSCO:EOG092621X3; EggNog:ENOG503NZ1M): MSRQTRTVGRRIMGPQSALTDFLASHNISANQIRLDAEARRRAAAQDNQEGQADAAQQQLLNENGDFDTLSPESDEDEPVVASTGRVTRGRSAAQATSEVERRKKEKEKHAIDKIKASKKSQKRKRDPDASDDDDDDIVRALFNERAKPLPGQMENCAICNTRFTVTPYSRNAPDGGLVCSPCGKELTKDDPAPKKKTKRASGGPVGARRQTQSRILDGTYHVGGKSLMSLCIQTLAKNIDLAEDLGDLPPKIVDKIARKLSKHRLLNPTTLSLFLKPSNQGVLVYDGAKLSADDFYRIFHSVPELKKLKVRNAIHFKDEVVEYIVDRHIVLEDLYLHGCNLISEGKWIEYLQKKGQPLRSLRVYWTDKHFTDAVLAVIPTSCPNLTRLKVCHNQAVTGEGLNHIAKIATLRHLSLDLREAIHPDVYVKLLTAIGPQLETLCLTRVPELDNTVLDALHMHCRNLKKLRITDSELMTDAGFARLFTSTWSNPGLVFLDLQKCRQLESTKPRENPDGIGLCDEGFKALMAHSGKMLQNLNVHGCRHISSKAFEEVFTADKTYENMHKMEISFCEEVTDFVVGCIFRSCPNLRELNVFGCMKVKDVRVPKGKILVGVPNARGMVIEGED; this comes from the exons AT GTCCCGACAGACTCGGACGGTTGGGCGCCGTATTATGGGCCC ACAATCGGCCTTGACGGACTTTTTGGCT TCGCATAACATTTCGGCAAACCAAATCAGACTTGATGCTGAGGCTCGTCGTAGGGCGGCTGCCCAGGACaaccaagaaggtcaagctGATgctgctcaacaacaactcttGAATGAGAATGGCGATTTCGACACCCTGTCACCGGAATCTGACGAGGACGAGCCCGTTGTGGCATCTACCGGTCGAGtaacaagaggaagaagcgCAGCCCAGGCAACCTCTGAAGTAGAGCGGCGcaaaaaagagaaggagaaacaCGCTATTGATAAGATCAAGGCCAGCAAGAAGTCCCAGAAACGTAAGCGCGATCCTGACGCTtcagatgacgacgacgacgacattgtCCGCGCGCTTTTCAACGAGCGTGCGAAGCCTCTACCGGGCCAGATGGAGAACTGTGCCATCTGCAATACACGGTTTACGGTAACACCGTACTCCCGCAATGCCCCTGACGGAGGCTTGGTCTGTTCACCCTGTGGAAAGGAGCTTACTAAGGATGATCCTgctcccaagaagaagaccaagcGTGCCAGCGGAGGACCAGTGGGCGCACGTCGCCAAACCCAGAGCAGGATTTTGGATGGAACATACCACGTCGGCGGCAAGAGCCTGATGTCTTTGTGCATTCAGACTTTGGCGAAGAACATTGATCTTGCCGAGGATTTGGGTGACTTGCCACCCAAAATTGTAGACAAGATTGCTCGAAAGCTTTCCAAGCATCGTCTTCTCAACCCCACGACACTCAGCCTGTTCTTGAAACCAAGCAACCAGGGAGTGCTCGTATATGACGGCGCCAAGCTCAGTGCGGACGACTTCTACCGCATCTTCCATTCGGTCCCGGAACTCAAGAAACTCAAAGTCCGCAACGCCATCCACTTCAAGGACGAAGTGGTAGAGTATATCGTCGACCGCCATATCGTCCTTGAAGATTTGTATCTTCACGGGTGCAATCTCATCTCTGAAGGGAAATGGATCGAGTATCTTCAAAAGAAGGGTCAGCCCCTGCGATCACTTCGGGTATACTGGACAGACAAGCATTTTACGGATGCTGTTCTTGCAGTTATTCCCACTAGCTGTCCCAACCTCACCCGCCTCAAAGTCTGCCACAACCAAGCAGTCACCGGTGAAGGCCTGAACCACATCGCCAAAATTGCCACTCTCCGCCATCTGTCCCTCGACTTGCGCGAGGCAATCCACCCGGATGTATACGTCAAACTCTTGACCGCCATCGGACCCCAGCTCGAAACACTGTGCTTGACTAGAGTCCCCGAGCTAGACAACACAGTCCTCGACGCCCTCCACATGCACTGTCGCAATCTGAAGAAGCTCCGCATCACTGACAGTGAGCTCATGACCGACGCCGGATTTGCTCGCCTCTTCACCTCAACCTGGTCCAACCCCGGTCTAGtcttcctcgacctccaGAAATGCCGCCAACTCGAATCAACGAAACCTCGCGAGAACCCCGACGGTATCGGCCTTTGCGATGAAGGGTTCAAGGCCCTGATGGCGCACTCGGGCAAGATGCTCCAGAATCTGAATGTTCATGGTTGTCGTCACATTTCCAGCAAggcgtttgaggaggtgttCACGGCGGATAAAACGTATGAGAATATGCACAAGATGGAGATTTCGTTTTGCGAGGAGGTGACAGATTTTGTGGTGGGGTGTATCTTCCGGAGCTGTCCTAATCTGAGAGAGCTGAATGTGTTTGGGTGTatgaaggtgaaggatgTGAGGGTGCCAAAGGGGAAGATTTTGGTTGGGGTGCCGAATGCGAGGGGGATGGTTAtcgagggtgaggattga
- a CDS encoding hypothetical protein (EggNog:ENOG503NWPS; COG:C) — MASYAPSASSSDISTPRSTSPSSSSVASARSSHSSISTSKRMSISSSRRISAANPMSSVDIAAIEEAMRMANLDTLRGYQQKTYGEVKQFAETQYLSQNQALGYQVINEPMWNKGLSFTPEQRIAKNLTGLIPHVMEDSGKQCERALKMIRTRQTNIDRYLYLSSLKYQNADLFYRLLIDNAKELMPLVYTPTIGDVCLQYSTLYTRPEALYISIKQRKSIKTILKNWPYPNPEICVVTDGSRILGLGDLGVNGVGIPIGKLALYTAAAGIHPDKTLPIVLDCGTANETNLKDPLYLGLRSKRPSVAEQQEFMDEFMTAAAEVYPEMVVQFEDFESEKAFNYLDRYRNKYKCFNDDIQGTGAVVLGGYIGAVNLSGVPLEEQRLVFMGAGSAGVGVAKQLVEYYTKRGLSEQAAKDKFWLVDTKGLVTKDRGDKLAEHKKYFARGDNNGLQFKSLEEVIEYVKPTALVGLTATFGVFTESVVRALKASVDAGGLGRRPILFPLSNPLTKAECTFEQAVTWTDGTVIFASGSPFSQFTIKLGSDQAITYYPNQGNNVYVFPGIGLGAILAKATRVTDNMIYTSAAALAGSLNAEEVHKGLIYPRIERVRDASVIVAREVMKAARRDGVSALPEEQWLTWEEWGDPALDKYIKEHIYDPAL; from the exons ATGGCTTCGTATGCTCCCAGCGCCTCTTCATCCGATATCTCAACGCCTCggtcaacatccccctcatcgtcctcaGTAGCGTCGGCCCGGTCCTCGCACTCATCTATATCTACCTCTAAGCGCATGTCCATCTCGTCTTCGCGCAGAATATCCGCCGCCAACCCAATGTCGTCTGTTGACATCGCTGCCATTGAAGAAGCCATGAGAATGGCCAACCTCGACACCCTCCGGGGTTACCAGCAAAAGACCTACGGCGAGGTCAAGCAGTTCGCCGAGACGCAGTACCTCTCCCAGAACCAGGCTCTTGGTTACCAGGTCATCAACGAGCCCATGTGGAATAAGG GCCTCTCTTTTACCCCAGAGCAGCGCATTGCCAAGAACCTCACCGGTCTTATCCCACACGTCATGGAGGACTCGGGCAAGCAGTGCGAGCGTGCGCTCAAGATGATCCGGACTCGCCAGACCAACATTGACCGCTATCTCTATCTGTCGTCGCTCAAGTACCAGAACGCCGACCTCTTTTACCGCCTGCTCATCGACAATGCGAAGGAGCTCATGCCTCTGGTGTACACTCCCACCATTGGTGACGTGTGTCTTCAGTATTCTACTCTCTACACCCGCCCCGAGGCGCTCTACATCTCCATCAAGCAGCGCAAGTCGATAAAGACGATCCTCAAGAACTGGCCATATCCAAATCCCGAGATCTGCGTCGTGACAGACGGGTCTCGCATCCTAGGCCTGGGCGATCTGGGCGTCAATGGCGTTGGCATTCCG ATCGGCAAGCTAGCCCTGTacacggcggcggcgggtaTCCACCCGGATAAGACGCTCCCCATCGTTCTCGACTGCGGAACGGCCAACGAGACCAACCTCAAGGATCCGCTGTACCTGGGCCTGCGCTCGAAGCGGCCCTCGGTGGCCGAGCAGCAGGAGTTTATGGACGAGTTCATGactgccgctgccgaggtCTATCCTGAAATGGTGGTGCAGTTTGAGGATTTCGAGTCGGAAAAGGCCTTCAACTACCTGGACCGGTATCGGAACAAGTACAAGTGCTTCAATGACGACATCCAGGGCACTGGCGCTGTTGTTCTCGGAGG CTACATTGGTGCCGTGAATCTTTCCGGCGTTCCTCTCGAGGAGCAGCGCCTCGTCTTCATGGGCGCTGGCTCTGCCGGTGTCGGTGTCGCCAAGCAGCTTGTAGAGTACTACACCAAGCGTGGTCTCTCCGAGCAGGCGGCCAAGGACAAGTTCTGGCTTGTCGACACCAAGGGCCTCGTGACCAAGGACCGCGGTGACAAGCTCGCCGAGCACAAGAAGTACTTTGCTCGCGGCGACAACAACGGCCTCCAGTTCAAGTCTCTTGAGGAGGTTATCGAGTACGTCAAGCCAACCGCTCTTGTTGGCTTGACTGCCACCTTTGGTGTCTTCACCGAGTCTGTCGTCCGCGCCCTCAAGGCTTCTGTGGACGCCGGTGGTCTCGGCCGCAGACCCATTCTCTTCCCTCTcagcaaccccctcaccaagGCCGAGTGCACTTTCGAGCAGGCCGTCACCTGGACTGATGGCACCGTCATCTTTGCCTCTGGCTCTCCTTTTTCTCAGTTCACCATCAAGCTCGGCAGCGACCAGGCCATCACCTACTACCCCAACCAGGGCAACAACGTCTATGTCTTCCCTGGCATCGGCCTCggcgccatcctcgccaaggCCACCCGTGTCACCGACAACATGATCTAcacctctgctgctgcccttgCCGGGTCCCTTAACGCCGAGGAGGTGCACAAGGGTCTGATCTACCCCCGCATTGAGCGCGTGCGTGATGCCAGCGTGATTGTTGCCCGCgaggtgatgaaggctgCGCGTCGGGATGGTGTGAGTGCCCTGCCCGAGGAGCAATGGCTTACCTGGGAGGAGTGGGGTGACCCGGCTCTTGATAAGTATATCAAGGAGCATATTTATGACCCTGCTCTTTAA